From a single Candidatus Defluviilinea gracilis genomic region:
- a CDS encoding response regulator transcription factor translates to MKSHNTQITILIADDHPLARAGIRTLLSQAKDMEIIGEAQDGYEAQILVTKLRPQVLILDLKMPGLRASELEKWVREKYPEIITLVLTAHDRDSYLAAMMDAGAAGYLSKEESEERLIGAIRRAVNGEIIFDKAQRDRAKRWRNDVGSKIDQLTPREFEVLQFLAKGMDNKEIGKSLEISAKTVAYHITRIIAKLQVKSRQEATVWALQHLSDNLE, encoded by the coding sequence GTGAAATCCCATAACACACAAATAACCATACTTATCGCGGATGATCACCCCTTGGCGCGCGCCGGCATTCGAACTTTGCTTTCACAAGCAAAGGATATGGAAATCATTGGGGAAGCACAGGACGGATATGAAGCGCAGATACTTGTAACAAAACTCCGCCCGCAAGTCTTAATCCTTGATTTGAAAATGCCCGGGTTGCGCGCTTCAGAACTTGAAAAGTGGGTGCGGGAAAAATACCCCGAAATCATTACCCTGGTTTTAACAGCACACGACCGAGATTCCTACCTAGCCGCGATGATGGACGCAGGCGCCGCCGGGTACTTAAGCAAGGAAGAATCCGAAGAACGATTAATTGGCGCAATCCGCCGCGCCGTAAACGGAGAAATAATTTTTGATAAGGCGCAACGCGATAGGGCAAAACGATGGCGCAATGATGTAGGAAGTAAAATTGATCAATTGACTCCTCGCGAATTTGAAGTTCTCCAATTTCTCGCAAAAGGCATGGATAACAAAGAAATCGGGAAATCTCTTGAGATCAGCGCAAAAACGGTCGCGTATCATATCACTCGTATCATAGCAAAATTACAAGTGAAATCGAGACAAGAAGCCACGGTTTGGGCGTTGCAACATTTGTCTGACAACCTCGAATAA
- a CDS encoding DUF2690 domain-containing protein: protein MYRKILFVMIVLALLAHPTRNALALCSGSGCNGTDPATTGCSADGVTVRQKWPYGNPGPIKVELRRSDTCVTFWARTWNYSAFYYYNNATLKNYYWEQRWSPPNDSTYSDQQSGNSGFQACGDYSTSPITWPVNSPSWKCTSTY, encoded by the coding sequence ATGTATCGAAAGATTCTTTTTGTGATGATCGTTCTCGCACTGTTAGCGCACCCCACGCGGAACGCGCTAGCCCTTTGTAGCGGAAGCGGTTGCAACGGTACTGACCCAGCAACTACAGGTTGTTCAGCTGATGGAGTAACGGTTCGGCAAAAATGGCCCTATGGGAATCCAGGCCCTATCAAAGTTGAACTAAGAAGATCAGATACTTGTGTTACTTTCTGGGCACGCACGTGGAACTATTCAGCTTTTTACTACTACAATAATGCGACTTTGAAAAATTACTATTGGGAGCAAAGATGGTCTCCACCCAACGACTCCACGTATTCAGATCAACAATCTGGAAATAGCGGCTTTCAAGCGTGCGGCGATTATTCTACATCACCCATAACCTGGCCTGTCAACAGCCCTAGCTGGAAATGCACATCTACTTATTAA
- a CDS encoding bifunctional folylpolyglutamate synthase/dihydrofolate synthase — protein MDIEAEYNKALDYLYSFVDYSLKHSSELAKAEFNLDRMYALMEELGNPQNMYPIIHVAGTKGKGSVCALCASALKAAGYKVGLYTSPHLLDFCERIQADGEPISRELLVELVEEIKPAVAKIPKLTTFEITTALGFLAFAKQGCNAAVIEVGLGGRLDATNIVMPKVSVITSLSYDHMAVLGDTLAKIAGEKAGIIKRGVPVVSSSQKDEALEILERVARLEDSSFTLVGKDIKVYPNIGARTFSPPNERTFSSSNKRTEVRVPEFESIASSLDGQSLRIVDDLRLSTFDLQLPLLGSHQLENAATAYAALKVSGLDVSDEAIQKGFAQVKWRARFEIARREPPVIFDSAHNEDSFVKLRETLDTYFPDKKAYLIFGASEDKNIPGMFAAMKPKIQRLIVTRADHPRALEEERIVELARQAEVPYEAVSPVESALRRALELSAKDGSIVLSAGSMFVTAEVMRAWKK, from the coding sequence ATGGACATCGAAGCCGAATACAACAAAGCCCTCGACTATCTCTACTCGTTCGTGGATTATAGCCTGAAACATTCCTCTGAACTTGCCAAGGCGGAGTTTAACCTTGACCGCATGTACGCGTTGATGGAAGAACTCGGCAACCCGCAGAACATGTATCCCATCATTCACGTGGCAGGGACGAAGGGGAAGGGATCGGTGTGCGCGTTGTGCGCGTCGGCGTTGAAGGCGGCGGGATATAAAGTTGGGTTGTACACATCTCCGCATTTGTTGGATTTCTGCGAGCGGATTCAAGCGGATGGCGAGCCAATCTCACGCGAGTTGTTGGTTGAGTTGGTGGAGGAGATCAAGCCAGCCGTTGCGAAAATTCCGAAGTTGACGACTTTTGAAATTACAACTGCGCTTGGTTTTCTCGCGTTCGCAAAGCAGGGATGCAACGCGGCGGTGATCGAGGTCGGCTTGGGCGGGCGGCTCGACGCGACGAATATCGTCATGCCGAAAGTTTCGGTCATCACGTCGCTGTCGTATGATCATATGGCTGTGCTTGGAGATACGCTGGCAAAAATCGCGGGGGAGAAGGCGGGCATCATCAAGCGCGGCGTGCCTGTGGTTTCCTCCTCTCAAAAGGATGAAGCCCTCGAGATTTTGGAGCGCGTAGCCAGACTGGAGGATTCGAGTTTCACTTTGGTTGGGAAAGATATAAAAGTCTATCCGAATATCGGAGCGCGGACTTTTAGTCCGCCTAATGAGCGGACTTTCAGTTCTTCTAATAAGCGGACTGAAGTCCGCGTTCCGGAGTTTGAATCCATTGCTTCCTCATTGGATGGACAATCACTACGCATCGTTGACGACCTTCGACTTTCAACCTTCGACCTTCAACTGCCTTTACTCGGAAGCCATCAACTCGAAAACGCCGCCACCGCGTACGCCGCGCTCAAGGTCAGCGGGCTGGATGTTTCAGACGAGGCGATTCAAAAAGGATTTGCGCAAGTTAAGTGGAGAGCGCGGTTTGAAATTGCAAGAAGAGAGCCGCCTGTGATCTTTGATTCGGCGCACAACGAAGATTCGTTTGTGAAATTGCGCGAGACGCTTGACACTTACTTTCCAGACAAGAAAGCCTATCTCATCTTCGGCGCGTCGGAGGATAAAAATATCCCTGGGATGTTCGCCGCGATGAAACCGAAGATTCAGCGACTCATCGTCACGCGCGCCGACCATCCGCGGGCGCTGGAGGAGGAGAGAATCGTCGAGTTGGCGAGGCAGGCTGAGGTCCCATATGAAGCGGTGAGTCCCGTTGAGTCTGCGTTGAGGCGGGCGTTGGAGTTATCCGCAAAAGATGGCAGCATTGTGTTGTCCGCTGGAAGCATGTTTGTTACGGCGGAAGTGATGAGAGCATGGAAGAAATAA
- a CDS encoding type II toxin-antitoxin system Phd/YefM family antitoxin: MTIFIGARDLRQKFAEILGKVGFGGDVAVVEKSGKPMAAIIPIEMYQKLVAEREARFQIVDKIRNQQAERPVSEIEEDVAAAIKRARE; encoded by the coding sequence ATGACCATTTTTATCGGCGCAAGAGACCTTCGGCAGAAGTTTGCTGAAATTCTCGGCAAAGTTGGTTTTGGAGGCGATGTGGCTGTTGTGGAAAAGTCGGGCAAACCTATGGCGGCGATCATCCCCATCGAGATGTACCAGAAACTGGTGGCAGAACGCGAAGCGCGCTTCCAGATCGTGGATAAGATTCGCAATCAACAGGCAGAGCGCCCTGTGAGCGAAATCGAAGAGGATGTTGCCGCGGCAATCAAACGCGCCAGGGAGTAA
- a CDS encoding putative toxin-antitoxin system toxin component, PIN family — protein MLRVVIDTNILISALLSKKAAPAKIMDAWRERKFIVITSESAIYKAERVMAELASSDKYSISNEDIQSMSNLLREDALLVSGQADAQGTVPQDPDDEKFIAIALEGEATVIVSGDHHLLDLGMHENISIQTARQFLDSLHSETSA, from the coding sequence ATGCTGCGGGTGGTTATAGATACCAACATCCTCATTAGCGCGTTGCTTTCAAAGAAAGCCGCTCCAGCAAAGATCATGGATGCCTGGCGGGAGAGGAAATTCATCGTTATCACCAGCGAATCGGCAATTTATAAAGCGGAACGAGTGATGGCGGAGCTTGCCTCTTCAGATAAGTATTCCATCTCAAACGAAGACATACAATCCATGTCGAATCTGCTTCGCGAAGACGCGCTTTTGGTTTCTGGTCAAGCAGATGCGCAAGGCACCGTTCCCCAAGACCCCGACGATGAAAAATTTATCGCCATTGCCTTGGAAGGCGAAGCAACTGTCATCGTCAGCGGCGACCATCATTTATTGGATTTGGGCATGCACGAAAATATTTCAATTCAAACGGCTCGTCAATTTCTTGACTCGCTTCACTCCGAAACTTCGGCATGA
- a CDS encoding DUF503 domain-containing protein, with amino-acid sequence MIATLTIHLHLPACASLKQKRGWIKPLISRLHREFNVSVAEMDLQDKWDEAVIVCAMVGNDVAFLQSALGNVAKWVEANWTDGDVWDAKIEML; translated from the coding sequence ATGATCGCCACCCTCACGATTCACCTCCACCTCCCCGCCTGCGCCTCCCTCAAACAAAAGCGCGGATGGATCAAGCCGCTCATCTCGCGCTTGCACCGCGAGTTCAATGTTTCCGTCGCGGAAATGGACTTGCAGGATAAATGGGATGAGGCGGTCATCGTCTGCGCGATGGTGGGGAATGATGTTGCATTTTTACAGTCCGCGTTGGGGAATGTGGCAAAATGGGTGGAAGCGAATTGGACGGATGGGGATGTGTGGGACGCGAAGATCGAAATGCTTTAA
- a CDS encoding SDR family oxidoreductase: protein MDLGLKNKRAFVASSSRGLGYATALLLAKEGCRVAVNSREEANAKRAAETISKETGAQVIGLTGDVSLPAVPEKLIQQTVDAFGGLDILITNAGGPKSGSIDSLDDAAWQKGIDLCLMSHVRLIKAALPHLRKSDSASVLTVTSYSVKQPIPNLLISNSVRAATAGLTKSLALELGKEGIRLNSILPGWTETERVEELMKARGEKNQTSPSDEKRMQVESTALGRMARPEEFANAAVFLVSPAASYITGVLLNVDGGIIQGTF from the coding sequence ATGGATTTAGGCTTGAAAAACAAACGCGCATTCGTGGCAAGTTCCTCACGCGGACTTGGGTATGCCACCGCGTTACTCCTCGCGAAAGAAGGTTGCCGCGTGGCGGTAAACAGCCGCGAGGAGGCAAATGCAAAACGCGCGGCGGAAACGATTAGCAAAGAAACGGGCGCGCAAGTGATCGGTTTGACTGGCGATGTGAGTCTGCCCGCTGTGCCTGAGAAGTTGATCCAGCAAACCGTGGATGCCTTTGGCGGACTCGACATCCTCATCACCAACGCGGGCGGACCGAAATCGGGTTCGATCGATTCGCTCGATGATGCCGCGTGGCAAAAAGGGATTGACCTGTGCCTAATGAGTCATGTGAGATTGATCAAAGCCGCGTTGCCGCATTTGCGAAAATCCGATTCGGCGAGCGTGTTGACGGTCACTTCGTATTCGGTCAAACAACCGATCCCGAATTTGCTCATCTCGAACAGCGTCCGCGCGGCGACGGCGGGACTGACCAAGTCGCTGGCGTTGGAACTGGGCAAGGAGGGAATCCGTTTAAACTCCATTCTGCCAGGCTGGACGGAGACGGAACGAGTCGAAGAGTTGATGAAGGCTCGAGGAGAGAAGAACCAGACCTCCCCGTCGGATGAGAAGCGTATGCAAGTTGAATCCACCGCGCTCGGCAGGATGGCGCGTCCCGAAGAGTTTGCCAACGCCGCCGTCTTCCTCGTCTCGCCCGCCGCGTCATACATCACGGGTGTTTTGCTGAACGTGGACGGCGGCATCATCCAGGGCACGTTTTGA
- a CDS encoding murein biosynthesis integral membrane protein MurJ has protein sequence MNKFSFLARTSILIATFFGVDKILAFARVGIISRIYTDEVGMLDVFNSANNVPDVLFALISGGALSMAFIPLMSDYLTTKGREAAWDLFSRVANLAFLVTGAVAALVFIFAQQLVDHVIVPGFTAEQRLLVADIMRLNLVSTIIFSISGLVMASLQANQHFLLPALAPTMYNIGQIFGAIMFVPRFGIQGLVYGVILGAALHLAVQVPALHKFGFKWTPVLDLRHTGLLEALKLLGPRLLTMGGIQLIVIARDYLASLTGQEGAVTSLAFGWMIMQVPETLLGTAIATAMLPTLSEFASRDKWHEFRLAIERALRVLIALTIPIAAVMAAGINPLVRAAFGFEAEMSALITWTTRAYLITLTGYSIHEIAARSFYARKEPIFPLYAVVLRLGLFIGIGSLGITMFKPIGAPVIAFAEIALLIESIFLFIWLSKRMHEPIVVWSAVIKGLVAAVIGGTTAYLLAVYIPGSAVLTALLGMTIGGLVCLPIIWSEIKLLLKL, from the coding sequence ATGAATAAATTTTCCTTTTTAGCGCGCACCTCCATTTTGATCGCCACCTTCTTCGGCGTGGATAAAATCCTCGCCTTCGCGCGCGTGGGCATCATCTCACGCATTTACACAGACGAAGTCGGCATGCTGGACGTATTCAACTCCGCCAACAACGTGCCCGATGTGTTATTTGCGCTCATCTCGGGCGGCGCGCTTTCGATGGCGTTCATCCCCTTGATGAGCGACTATCTCACCACGAAAGGACGCGAAGCCGCATGGGACCTGTTCTCGCGCGTTGCCAATCTCGCGTTTCTTGTCACAGGCGCGGTGGCGGCGTTGGTCTTTATTTTCGCGCAACAACTTGTGGATCACGTGATCGTACCGGGATTCACCGCAGAGCAGCGCCTGCTCGTGGCAGACATCATGCGCTTGAACCTCGTCAGCACGATCATCTTTTCGATCAGCGGGTTGGTGATGGCAAGCCTGCAAGCCAACCAGCATTTCCTCCTGCCCGCGCTCGCGCCCACCATGTACAACATCGGTCAAATTTTCGGGGCGATCATGTTTGTGCCGCGCTTCGGCATTCAAGGTCTCGTGTACGGAGTCATCCTCGGCGCGGCGTTGCACCTCGCAGTGCAAGTCCCCGCGTTGCACAAATTTGGTTTCAAATGGACTCCTGTGCTTGACCTGCGTCACACCGGCTTGCTCGAAGCGCTCAAACTGCTCGGTCCGCGTTTGCTCACCATGGGAGGCATTCAACTCATCGTCATCGCCCGAGACTATCTCGCCTCGTTGACCGGGCAGGAGGGCGCGGTCACCTCGCTCGCCTTCGGTTGGATGATCATGCAAGTGCCGGAGACTCTGCTGGGGACGGCGATCGCCACCGCCATGCTCCCCACACTTTCAGAATTCGCTTCACGCGACAAGTGGCATGAGTTCCGCCTGGCGATCGAACGCGCCCTTCGAGTTTTGATCGCCCTCACCATCCCCATTGCGGCGGTGATGGCGGCGGGGATCAATCCGCTTGTCCGCGCCGCATTCGGCTTCGAAGCGGAAATGTCCGCGCTGATCACGTGGACGACGCGCGCCTACCTCATCACGTTGACAGGCTATTCGATCCACGAGATCGCGGCGCGTTCGTTCTATGCGCGCAAGGAGCCGATCTTCCCGCTATACGCGGTCGTTTTGAGGCTCGGGCTATTCATCGGCATCGGTTCTCTTGGCATCACGATGTTCAAACCTATCGGAGCCCCGGTCATTGCCTTTGCGGAGATCGCCCTGCTCATCGAATCCATCTTCCTCTTCATCTGGCTCAGCAAGCGGATGCATGAACCCATCGTGGTGTGGAGCGCGGTCATCAAAGGTTTGGTCGCGGCGGTCATCGGCGGGACGACAGCCTACCTGCTGGCGGTTTACATCCCCGGCTCGGCGGTACTGACCGCGCTGCTTGGTATGACCATCGGCGGACTCGTCTGCCTGCCCATCATCTGGTCGGAAATTAAATTGTTGTTAAAACTCTAA
- a CDS encoding CopD family protein, translated as MTPPPNWAIVITYWLHFIATVMWVGNLSAIAFLLLPAMKRALETNAQLALIEAIQKRFEPLAWFSLSLLVLTGLFQMSVNPHYDGFLSTSTQWSLAILAKHLLGMFVIVATAIQTWDVTPALHRALVKSKKTDNSQELESLRRRETRLIQINLVLGILLLAATAVARAA; from the coding sequence ATGACGCCTCCCCCCAACTGGGCGATCGTAATCACCTATTGGCTTCATTTTATTGCCACGGTCATGTGGGTGGGCAACCTTTCAGCCATCGCGTTCCTCCTCCTGCCCGCCATGAAGCGCGCGCTTGAAACGAACGCGCAACTCGCGTTGATCGAAGCCATTCAAAAACGATTCGAACCCCTCGCATGGTTCAGCCTCAGTTTGCTGGTTCTCACCGGCTTATTCCAAATGAGCGTCAACCCGCACTACGATGGCTTTCTATCCACCAGCACGCAATGGTCGCTGGCAATCCTCGCCAAACATCTTCTTGGCATGTTCGTGATCGTCGCCACCGCCATCCAAACCTGGGACGTTACCCCCGCCCTGCACCGCGCCCTCGTCAAATCGAAAAAAACAGACAATTCACAAGAACTGGAATCCCTGCGCCGCCGCGAGACGAGGCTCATTCAAATCAACCTCGTTTTGGGGATACTCCTCCTCGCCGCGACGGCTGTCGCAAGAGCTGCATAG
- the rimO gene encoding 30S ribosomal protein S12 methylthiotransferase RimO: protein MSKNTFHLVSLGCAKNTVDSDSMAQLLVRDGYHAVDNPSHAHVLIVNTCGFIGPAKQESLDVLRELADGKKKNQILIAAGCLTQRYGSEVAEKVPGIDGVLGTRRWMDIVQVVRELRKTPHPEPIYHLPEAKTVGTDEQDALRASVAGASAYVKVADGCRRPCAFCAIPLIKGTAVSRPVNLIVDEARRLRDAGVRELILIAQDTTDYGHDLGMKDGLAVLLEELTTKVPDMDWLRIMYAYPGYVTDRLIDVMASSKQVLPYLDMPLQHAHPKTLYRMRRPSNIDWVHRTLDKMRSRISNLAIRTTFIVGYPGETDEEYQALVDFVKEIRFDRVGTFQFSFEPGTTSEPLGDPIPAEVKQARYEQLMELQQGISMQVNQSYVGKTLDVLVEGRDKGITIGRSYRDAPEIDGLVFIEGEAKIGEIVPVKITGAMAYDLTGVPAQELIRL, encoded by the coding sequence TTGTCTAAAAACACCTTTCACCTCGTTTCACTTGGTTGCGCCAAAAATACCGTCGACTCGGATTCGATGGCGCAACTTCTCGTCCGCGATGGCTATCATGCGGTGGACAATCCTTCTCACGCCCATGTGTTGATCGTGAATACATGCGGCTTCATCGGGCCCGCAAAGCAGGAGTCGCTGGATGTCTTGCGCGAACTTGCCGACGGCAAGAAAAAGAATCAAATCCTTATCGCGGCGGGATGTCTCACTCAACGGTACGGCTCTGAAGTTGCCGAAAAAGTCCCCGGCATTGATGGTGTTCTCGGCACGCGCCGTTGGATGGATATTGTTCAAGTGGTGCGCGAACTCCGCAAGACTCCTCACCCCGAACCGATCTATCATTTGCCCGAAGCCAAAACCGTTGGCACAGATGAACAGGATGCGTTACGCGCCTCGGTGGCAGGCGCGAGCGCGTACGTGAAAGTTGCGGATGGATGCCGCCGCCCGTGCGCGTTCTGCGCGATTCCGCTCATCAAAGGGACGGCTGTCTCGCGCCCTGTGAATTTGATCGTCGATGAAGCGAGGCGTCTGCGGGATGCCGGTGTGCGCGAGTTGATCCTGATCGCGCAAGATACTACAGATTACGGTCACGACTTGGGGATGAAAGATGGCTTGGCGGTTTTGCTGGAGGAACTCACAACGAAAGTTCCCGACATGGATTGGCTCCGCATCATGTATGCGTATCCCGGCTATGTAACGGATCGCTTGATCGACGTGATGGCTTCTAGCAAACAAGTCCTTCCGTACCTCGATATGCCGCTTCAACACGCGCATCCGAAGACGTTATACCGAATGCGAAGACCCTCGAACATTGACTGGGTGCATCGCACGCTTGACAAGATGCGTTCTCGCATTTCAAACCTCGCCATTCGCACGACGTTTATCGTTGGGTATCCCGGCGAAACCGACGAGGAATATCAGGCGTTGGTTGATTTCGTGAAAGAGATCCGCTTCGACCGCGTGGGAACGTTCCAATTCTCGTTCGAGCCCGGGACCACGAGTGAGCCGCTTGGCGACCCAATTCCCGCCGAAGTGAAGCAAGCGCGCTATGAACAGTTGATGGAACTGCAACAGGGCATTTCGATGCAGGTCAACCAATCGTATGTTGGCAAAACGTTGGATGTGTTGGTGGAGGGGCGCGATAAAGGAATTACCATTGGGCGCTCGTACCGCGACGCGCCGGAGATCGACGGGTTGGTGTTCATCGAAGGCGAGGCGAAGATCGGCGAGATCGTGCCGGTCAAGATTACCGGCGCGATGGCGTATGACTTGACCGGAGTCCCTGCGCAGGAGTTGATTCGGTTGTAA
- a CDS encoding DUF4115 domain-containing protein, whose protein sequence is MQTIGQKLKQAREAKHLTLEKVFEATRIRVPYVQALEADDLSSMPSPVQARGYLRNYAEFLGLNFDQLLEEMRVASKPSDEMITPMDSTPVMADSTPQLDSPQQTTPLSTGQPVRRKKADSKPATDSSPSKPTRRKKAEPKPATNSSPSKPRRERKKAEPEAEPAIAPQPESVEEPVTLIEPEPVIEPVDAAQAAEAPAPDVSDNIWQSWLDRLNSAVSMRVKRKEDAQPSTDLPQVESSQTLDTTQDQSSTSLPEDSQSSSLIFKEIGNELRNRRETLSLHLGEVERNTRVKAHYLEALELGDMDKLPSTVQTRGMLSNYASFLDLDVDAILLRFADALQTRHREQNPQRPARKPGEPIVSTIPPLRTFIAGDMIFGIGSAILLVGFLIWGITWIVNRQNEQEIQPTAPSISDVLLATVDPSLFTPTATLALIEESEPTVTIVIPTQNLNVNVQVNLIAVERTYMRVIVDGEEVFNGRVIPGTAYPFEAEEQVEVLAGSGAALRIVYNGRDLGLLGGFGQVVSNIYREEEIVTPTALPTQPPTITPTPTATVPPSRTPIPSATPGITATP, encoded by the coding sequence ATGCAAACCATCGGTCAGAAACTCAAACAAGCCCGCGAAGCCAAACACCTCACGCTCGAAAAAGTTTTCGAAGCCACACGCATTCGCGTCCCCTATGTGCAAGCGCTCGAAGCGGACGATCTGTCCTCCATGCCCTCGCCTGTGCAGGCGCGCGGCTATCTCCGCAATTACGCGGAATTTCTTGGTTTGAATTTTGACCAACTGCTGGAGGAGATGCGCGTCGCGAGCAAGCCGTCGGATGAAATGATCACGCCGATGGATTCGACTCCTGTGATGGCGGATTCAACGCCTCAACTTGATTCGCCTCAGCAAACGACGCCTCTTTCCACGGGTCAGCCTGTTCGCCGCAAAAAAGCGGACTCGAAGCCTGCGACCGACTCTTCCCCCTCCAAGCCGACACGCCGCAAGAAAGCGGAGCCTAAACCTGCGACAAATTCCTCGCCTTCCAAACCCCGGCGCGAGCGTAAAAAAGCCGAACCCGAGGCAGAGCCTGCCATCGCGCCTCAGCCTGAAAGTGTCGAAGAACCGGTTACGTTAATCGAGCCTGAGCCTGTCATCGAACCAGTTGACGCGGCTCAAGCGGCAGAAGCTCCTGCTCCCGATGTGAGCGATAATATCTGGCAATCGTGGCTGGATCGACTAAATTCCGCTGTTTCAATGCGAGTGAAACGAAAAGAAGACGCGCAGCCTTCAACCGATCTTCCGCAAGTTGAATCTTCTCAAACTCTCGACACAACTCAGGATCAATCGTCAACGAGCCTGCCGGAAGACTCCCAGTCATCCTCTTTGATCTTCAAAGAGATCGGCAACGAACTACGCAATCGACGCGAGACCCTTAGCCTGCACCTCGGCGAAGTGGAAAGGAATACGCGCGTCAAAGCGCATTACCTTGAAGCGCTCGAACTGGGCGACATGGATAAACTTCCCTCCACTGTGCAGACGCGTGGCATGTTGTCCAACTATGCGTCCTTCCTCGACCTCGACGTGGATGCCATCCTCCTGCGGTTTGCCGATGCATTACAGACCCGGCATCGCGAACAAAACCCGCAACGGCCTGCGCGGAAACCGGGCGAACCGATTGTCTCTACTATTCCGCCGTTACGCACCTTCATCGCGGGCGATATGATCTTCGGCATTGGAAGCGCCATTCTTCTGGTCGGGTTTCTGATCTGGGGCATCACCTGGATCGTGAACCGGCAAAACGAGCAGGAGATTCAACCCACCGCGCCATCCATTTCCGATGTGTTGCTTGCCACCGTCGATCCATCCTTGTTCACGCCGACAGCCACGCTGGCGTTGATCGAGGAGAGCGAGCCTACGGTCACCATCGTGATCCCGACCCAGAACCTGAACGTGAATGTGCAGGTGAACTTGATCGCCGTCGAACGGACGTATATGCGCGTGATCGTGGATGGGGAGGAAGTGTTCAACGGGCGCGTGATCCCCGGCACGGCGTATCCGTTTGAGGCGGAGGAGCAAGTTGAAGTGTTGGCGGGAAGCGGCGCCGCGCTCCGCATTGTGTACAACGGGCGCGACCTTGGATTGCTGGGCGGGTTTGGTCAGGTCGTGAGCAACATCTACCGCGAGGAGGAGATCGTCACTCCCACGGCTTTACCCACGCAACCGCCGACGATCACACCTACGCCGACAGCCACTGTGCCGCCCTCAAGAACGCCGATCCCATCCGCCACGCCTGGAATAACAGCAACACCGTAG
- a CDS encoding 50S ribosomal protein L9, which produces MLVKDVYKLGRAGDVKKVADGYGRNFLLPQGLAVLATAGALKQVEKIRSQAEIRRTELNSELKDLATQIGAVVLSFPAKAGETGKLYGSITTQDVATAISEQTRYEVKKQQVDMQPIRNLGEFKARVRLTMDLVPEVKVIVYREGEAHEDGAAEATEAEAPVETPAESAETSAS; this is translated from the coding sequence ATGCTGGTTAAAGACGTATACAAATTGGGGCGCGCGGGGGACGTGAAAAAAGTCGCCGACGGTTATGGACGTAACTTTCTATTGCCGCAGGGGCTGGCTGTCCTTGCCACGGCGGGAGCGCTCAAACAAGTCGAAAAGATTCGCTCGCAGGCTGAGATCCGACGAACCGAACTCAATAGCGAACTTAAAGACCTGGCAACCCAGATCGGCGCCGTTGTGCTGAGCTTCCCCGCCAAAGCGGGCGAGACCGGAAAACTCTACGGCTCGATCACCACGCAAGATGTGGCAACCGCCATCTCCGAACAGACCCGCTATGAAGTCAAGAAACAACAAGTCGACATGCAACCGATCCGCAACCTCGGCGAATTCAAAGCGCGTGTCCGCCTGACGATGGACCTCGTCCCCGAAGTGAAAGTCATCGTCTACCGCGAGGGCGAAGCGCATGAGGATGGCGCGGCAGAAGCAACAGAAGCGGAAGCGCCTGTTGAAACACCCGCCGAATCCGCTGAAACATCCGCATCGTAA
- a CDS encoding CoA-binding protein, whose translation MSKIDSLVQDFLAQKSIAIVGVSDRRETGCNLAYEKFKTSGYRVYAVNPRLASFQGDACYPNLKSIPEKPDAVFILASPKVTHQIVDQCVDLGIKHVWMHCMMGTKPGLAAGITSVSQEAVKMCKANGIAVIPGTCPNQFLKPDFSHKMMRGMWRALGFMNSA comes from the coding sequence ATGTCGAAAATCGATTCCCTTGTACAGGACTTTCTCGCCCAGAAGAGCATTGCCATTGTCGGCGTTTCAGATCGGCGCGAAACGGGGTGCAACCTCGCGTATGAAAAATTCAAAACGAGCGGATATCGCGTCTACGCGGTCAACCCGCGCCTCGCATCTTTTCAAGGCGACGCCTGCTACCCCAACCTAAAATCCATCCCTGAAAAACCAGACGCCGTTTTCATCCTTGCCAGCCCCAAAGTGACCCATCAGATCGTCGATCAATGCGTGGACCTGGGGATCAAACACGTGTGGATGCACTGCATGATGGGGACCAAACCCGGTCTGGCGGCAGGCATCACCAGCGTCTCGCAAGAAGCGGTGAAGATGTGCAAAGCCAACGGCATCGCGGTCATACCGGGGACGTGCCCGAATCAGTTCTTGAAACCCGATTTTAGTCACAAAATGATGCGCGGTATGTGGCGCGCGCTGGGGTTCATGAATTCGGCGTAG